The stretch of DNA GGCAGAAGGCCAGCGGCGGGCCCGAACCGCGCCCGGTGATCGCCGTGTCTGGGCCGTGCCGTCGATACGAGACCAAGTGCGTGTCGACGTGGCTGTCCTCGACCATCATGGCGTAGTCGAGGACGGTCATGTCGACCATGCCGCCGTCGCCGTGGCGCGCGTCGAGGTATCGGCGGAACAGGGCGTACTGCTCCGAGGCTGGCCGGTTCGGCTCCGCTGTGCCGACCCAATCCGTGTTGCGGGCCAGGATGCGCCGCTGGCTCGCGCTCGGCATAAAATCATCGACGACGACACGCACGGAGACGCAGGCGCGGCAGGTCTCGCAAGCGGGACGATAGGCGATGGTCTGCGAGCGGCGAAAGCCGCCCTGGGTCAGGATCTCGTTCAGGTCGCGGGCTCGGCGCCCGACCAAGTGGGTGAACACCTTCCGCTCCTCCTGGCCCGGAAGGTAGGGGCACGGCGAAGGCGCGGTGAGATAAAATTGCGGCGTATCGCGGGGATGGCTGGTCACGCTTCTTCTGGACTCTGCGCCGGATGCAGCCTCTCGGTGCCGGCTTATCAGTGTACAGGTGGCGTGGCCGGGCTCAATGCCCCCGGCCGGCCGGCCCGCGGGTTTTTCGTCGCGTCAGAACGTCCTCAGCGCGCGTGGACGACCGCGAGGCCGAGCAGCAGGTCGTGACCGAGCCGCCGGTCGGACCGCATCAGCCCGAAGGCGATGTCGACGCACCAGAGCAGGAAGGTCGAGATCGCCACGTAGAACAGCAGCGCGTGGACGGCCGCCGAGATGATGTCGACCCGCGCCCCGCTCTCGGGCGCGATGGTCCGCAGCCCCATCAGCCGCTGGCCGATCGTGCTCTGCTTCGCGCCGCCGACCGTGATCGCGCTGTAGATGATCCCGCTCGCCGGCAGAATGGCGAAAAGAGTCCAGCCCAGACCGAAGGTCACGACGCCGACGACGGTGATCAGCAGCGTCAGCAGGACCGTGAACCCGAAGATGAACAGGATATCGAGGAGATACGCCATAGTCCGGCCGCCGAGGCTCGCCCGGACGAACGGCACGGGCAGCGAAGCCGCGTAGTCGGGTGAATCGAAGCGCGGTGCGTAGCCGGGTTGAGGGTTCTGCATGGTGTCGCGTCCTGCAAGCGAGGCTGCGCCGATCAGGTAGGTGCGCGTCGCGAAAGCCGCAAGGGCGGAGGGGTCTCCGTCACCGCTCGGCCGGATCGCCGGCCTGGGCATCCGGCGTATCGAGATAGAAGCGCTTGAGCATGTAGAGCGAGGGCCCCGATAGGCTCATGCTCTCGGTGGCGAGGGCCACGAGAGTGGACCCGGCATCGAAGCGGCAGGTGAGCCAGTGCTGCCGGTTGCCGTCGGCATAATCGACCCGCACCGTGTTCGTGGCCGGGCCGGTGGCGGCACGGAGCAGGCGGATCCCGGCCTGGGGCGCGATCGCCGGAAGGGCGCGGCGGCAGGTGGCGACCCGCTCGCGCCGCAGGGTGTCCTGACAGGCGGCGAGCCCTCCGAGAAAGCCCGTCACCACCGCGGCCCCGAGGAGCCAGCGGTGCAGGCGCCTCACGGCTGGCTGCGCAGGCGTTCGGCGACGCGGGGGGCGTGATAGGTGAGGACCCCGTCGGCCCCCGCGCGCTTGAAGGCGAGCAGCGCCTCGACCATCGCGCGGTCGCCGTCGAGCCAGCCGTTCCGGGCGGCAGCCTCGATCATCGCGTACTCGCCGGACACCTGATAGGCGAAGGTCGGGACCTGGAACTCGTCCCGGACGCGGCGGATGATGTCGAGATAGGGCAGGCCCGGCTTTACCATGACCGAGTCCGCACCCTCCTCGAGGTCGAGCCGGACCTCGCGCAGGGCTTCGGCCGAATTGCCCGGGTCCATCTGGTAGGTGCGCTTGTCGCCGACCAACGCCGCCTTGGTGCCGATTGCGTCGCGGAACGGTCCGTAGAAGGCGCTCGCGTACTTGGCCGCGTAGGCCATGATCTGAACGTCGAGGAAGCCCGCCTTGTCGAGGCCGGCACGGATCGCGCCGACACGTCCGTCCATCATGTCGGAGGGCGCGATGATGTCGGTGCCGGCCTCGGCCTGGATCAGGCTCTGCTCCACGAGAATCGCGACGGTCTCGTCGTTGAGGATCGCGCCGTCCTTCATCAGCCCGTCGTGCCCGTGGCTGGTATACGGGTCGAGGGCCACGTCGGTCATGATCCCGACCTCCGGGACGGCGCGCTTCACGGCGCGGACCGCCCGGCAGACGAGATTGTTGGCGTTGAGCGCCTCCGAGCCCGTCGGATCGCGCAGCTCGACCTCGGTGAACGGGAAGAAGGCAACGGCCGGGATGCCGAGCCGCGCCCCGCGTTCCGCGTCGCGGACGATCTCATCCACCGAGAGCCGCTCGACGCCCGGCATGGAGGCGATCGGCTCGCGCCGCCCCTCCCCCTCGATGACGAACATCGGCCAGATCAGGTCATCGACCGTAAGCGTGTGCTCGCGGACAAGGCGGCGCGACCAATCCGCCTTGCGGTTGCGGCGTGGCCGCTGGGTGATCTTCAGGCCCTCGACACGGGCACCCTCGCGGGCGGCCTCCACGGCGATGGGACGCGGCTCTGGCAGTGTGTCTGACATGCGGCTTCGCTACGGTTCGCGCGGGCAATGCCGCGGACGGCCGGCGCACCGGCGCCGAAGCCATCGGACTAGCATAGGGGGCGGACGGGGCGAAACCCGACCGTTGACGTCGGGCGACAGAACCGCTTCAACCCGGCGCATCCCTCACCGATCGACCTGGATCCCGTCCCCGATCATGAACCGGCTCTCCGCACCCGCGAGCGCGTCCTAGTGCCCGGCTACCTTCCGATCCGGCGCAAGGCGACCCGGCCCGGCGAGATCCCCACCGACCGGATCGAGCGCGCCCAAGGGCCTGCGCCTGGCACATGGGACACGGTGCTCGTCTGGTTCATGCGCCTCACTGCGCTTGCCTGGCTCGTCAAGAGCATCCTGGCCTGGGCAACGATCCTCGACGTGCTTCCCGGCGCGCGGCCGTTCGAAGTCGAGCCCTTCGGACGACAGGCGGCGATCGTCTATTTCGCGGTGGTCGACGCCGCGGCGGCGATCGGGCTGTGGCTTACCAGTTCCTGGGGCGGCGTGATCTGGCTGCTCGCCGTGACGTCGGCCATGACGCTCGCGGTTCTCACGCCGCAACTTCTGCCGCTTCCGGTTCCTCTGCTCGTATTCGGTGCCAGCGTTGTGACGTTGTACTTCCTGCTCTCCTGGCTCGCCGCTCAGGAAGCACGGTGAACGAAATGTTTTGATCTTCGCTTCAGTTTGTCTTTACCTCGAAGAGTAAATCGCGAATTCATCCTGTCGCTTAAATCGCCTTTCATTCCCGAGCCCTAGCTTCACCAACATGAGCCGCCCCGCATTGTATGGAGGTGGCACCAGATGGCGAGGCAGAGATGAAGACCCAGAGCGCCCGAGTCGCGAAGATCGAGGCTCCCGAAGAGGCGTCGACCGCGAAAGGCTCCTACCTGGAGGCACTTCACCTCGTGGAGCGGCTGCACCGGCGACTGCTCGACGTGATCAAGGACGAGTTCGAACGCCGCGGCCGGGAGGACGTCAACAGCGTCCAGGCGCTGCTCCTCTACAACATCGGCGACAAGGAACTGACCGCGAGCGAGTTGCGGACCAAGGGCTACTATCTCGGCTCCAACGTCTCCTACAACGTCAAGAAGCTCGTCGAGGCCGGCTATCTGCACCACGCCCGCTCGAAGACCGATCGCCGCTCGGTCCGGATCAGCCTGACCGACAAGGGCCGTCAGGTGCACGAGATCATCCAGGGGCTCTACGACAAGCACGCCCGCACGATCGCGCCGATCGGCGGCATCTCGGACGACGATTTCGGCCGGCTGAATCAGGCACTGGGTCGTCTCGAGCGCTTCTGGACCGACCAGATCCGCTACCGCCTCTGACGATCCGTCAGAGGTTGAGAAGGCCCAGGATCCCTGCGATCACCGCGTAGGCGAACCCGGCATTGATGGCGACCCCGAACAGGCCGATCACGAGGCCGCCCAAGACGACGATGCCGTCGCGCTCGACGAGTCCGAGACCGACGAGGCAGACGGCGAGACCCAGAGGGATCTGTCCCACGATGGGCGCGGCCACGATCAGCGCCAGCGCCAGGGCCAGCAGGACGATCCCCATGCCGCGCATGCCGAGCGCGGTTTCGAAGACGCTCACGCGCGGTCGCGACCAGCGCTCCAGCCGCTTCAGGATCGGCACCGCACGGGTGACCGCGCGCCGCACGTCAGCGAGCGCGATGGAGCGGCCGAGCAACATGCGCGGCAGCCAGGGCGCCGACATGCCGGCCGCGATCTGAATCGCCACGAGCAGCAGAAGCAGGCCGCAGATTAGCGGGATCGGCGGCGGCATCGGCAGGCAGTTCGGCAGCCCGAGCAGCACGACCAGCAGCGCAAAGGCACGATCCCTGAGGACCGCAACGATGTCGCCCACGGTGAGGCGCTCGCCCTCCTGGCTTGCCAGCACCGTGAGGACGTCCGACGTTCGTGCACCGGAGGTCAAGGATCCGCCAACCTTCGCTTTCCAGCCGCGGGCTCTAGCCGAGATCATCTGGCACGCCAAGCACGGCAGATTCGCGACAGCGCAACGGCTTCCGACCGGCAGGCGATGGCCGCCATCAGCCAACCATGTAAATTTCAAGTAGAAATTTGGACCTGCACGTGGAAGTCCAAGCATTCACGCTGCAACCTGCGCAAGAATTCGATGTTTTCGGTTGATCTCCCAAACCCGCGCCTGTCAATCAGCACTGATTCACCTAAGTTTTCTGCCCTCAGATCAAGGGTCAGAATCTTGCGATGCGATTCGATCTTACCTGGATGCGCAAATTTGTGGTTTGCGTTGTGGTTTTTGCTTCGGCCTACGGTGTGCATCCGCTCGCGACTTCCGCTGGGGAGATCGACACGCTGTTGTTTGGCAGCCTCGATGCGAGCGCAGCGACCTTCCTGACCCTCGGGGCGAAGGCTGCGTGGGGGCCCCTCAATCATGACGGTTTCGTTGCGCTCGCAAGTCTCGGCGGCGGGGTTCGTGACGAACGCGGATCCACCGAGGCACGCCAGCGTTACACGGCGAGCGCCGCCCTGGTCATCGGCTATCAATGGTTCTTCGATTGGGGGGTCATCGCTGCCTACGCGGGTCCCGAGGGCATCCGGGAGATGCTCCTCCATGGTCGGGGGCTCGCCGAGCTTGAACCGCACTTCGGCCTTCGGCTGCAGGGCGAGATTTGGGCGCGACCGACGCAGGCCACGCTCGTGCAGGCGGGCGTGGT from Methylobacterium sp. PvR107 encodes:
- a CDS encoding exopolysaccharide biosynthesis protein, translating into MTSGARTSDVLTVLASQEGERLTVGDIVAVLRDRAFALLVVLLGLPNCLPMPPPIPLICGLLLLLVAIQIAAGMSAPWLPRMLLGRSIALADVRRAVTRAVPILKRLERWSRPRVSVFETALGMRGMGIVLLALALALIVAAPIVGQIPLGLAVCLVGLGLVERDGIVVLGGLVIGLFGVAINAGFAYAVIAGILGLLNL
- a CDS encoding DUF6163 family protein, producing the protein MPGYLPIRRKATRPGEIPTDRIERAQGPAPGTWDTVLVWFMRLTALAWLVKSILAWATILDVLPGARPFEVEPFGRQAAIVYFAVVDAAAAIGLWLTSSWGGVIWLLAVTSAMTLAVLTPQLLPLPVPLLVFGASVVTLYFLLSWLAAQEAR
- the hemB gene encoding porphobilinogen synthase, with amino-acid sequence MSDTLPEPRPIAVEAAREGARVEGLKITQRPRRNRKADWSRRLVREHTLTVDDLIWPMFVIEGEGRREPIASMPGVERLSVDEIVRDAERGARLGIPAVAFFPFTEVELRDPTGSEALNANNLVCRAVRAVKRAVPEVGIMTDVALDPYTSHGHDGLMKDGAILNDETVAILVEQSLIQAEAGTDIIAPSDMMDGRVGAIRAGLDKAGFLDVQIMAYAAKYASAFYGPFRDAIGTKAALVGDKRTYQMDPGNSAEALREVRLDLEEGADSVMVKPGLPYLDIIRRVRDEFQVPTFAYQVSGEYAMIEAAARNGWLDGDRAMVEALLAFKRAGADGVLTYHAPRVAERLRSQP
- the bcsS gene encoding cellulose biosynthesis protein BcsS; amino-acid sequence: MRFDLTWMRKFVVCVVVFASAYGVHPLATSAGEIDTLLFGSLDASAATFLTLGAKAAWGPLNHDGFVALASLGGGVRDERGSTEARQRYTASAALVIGYQWFFDWGVIAAYAGPEGIREMLLHGRGLAELEPHFGLRLQGEIWARPTQATLVQAGVVAGSARDSVWARLAWGYRFCDTYVGPEVAAYTDATGYRKWNLGLHGTDFTMGRYSFRVSAGLQSETGRRTPGPYLALAVWSPW
- a CDS encoding RDD family protein — protein: MQNPQPGYAPRFDSPDYAASLPVPFVRASLGGRTMAYLLDILFIFGFTVLLTLLITVVGVVTFGLGWTLFAILPASGIIYSAITVGGAKQSTIGQRLMGLRTIAPESGARVDIISAAVHALLFYVAISTFLLWCVDIAFGLMRSDRRLGHDLLLGLAVVHAR
- the ldtR gene encoding transcriptional regulator LdtR, which produces MKTQSARVAKIEAPEEASTAKGSYLEALHLVERLHRRLLDVIKDEFERRGREDVNSVQALLLYNIGDKELTASELRTKGYYLGSNVSYNVKKLVEAGYLHHARSKTDRRSVRISLTDKGRQVHEIIQGLYDKHARTIAPIGGISDDDFGRLNQALGRLERFWTDQIRYRL
- a CDS encoding arginyltransferase; its protein translation is MTSHPRDTPQFYLTAPSPCPYLPGQEERKVFTHLVGRRARDLNEILTQGGFRRSQTIAYRPACETCRACVSVRVVVDDFMPSASQRRILARNTDWVGTAEPNRPASEQYALFRRYLDARHGDGGMVDMTVLDYAMMVEDSHVDTHLVSYRRHGPDTAITGRGSGPPLAFCLTDVLADGLSMVYSFYDPTEAGRSPGTFMILDHIRRARELGLPYLYLGYWVEGSRKMDYKSRFRPQERLMGQGWMRTA